The Drosophila sechellia strain sech25 chromosome 2R, ASM438219v1, whole genome shotgun sequence nucleotide sequence TTTTTTGACAACAATGGCGTCGGCGGCCATTTTGTTTGCACTCGACACCGCCGACAcccgaaaagtatgcaacactcTGCCGCTGAGTGCCACTGGTGGCTCAATAATGCTGTTTGCACGGATCATTTGGGCTTCGGCGGGCGTAGTTCGCTGCTAAGCTGCAGAGTTTAATAACTAAATTGACTTGGTTCTGGCCTGGCTGTGGCATTCCCTTGGTATTTGTCTTGCGGCTCCTGCCGCACAGCCCCTTGCCccttgccacttgccacttgctccgccagttgccaattgTTTTCCCATTGTAAGCCCTTCTTTGTTGGCGGCTTTATTGCTCGCCCGGCGGAACAAAAAGGTTTGTTTACCGCCAAGGCAAACATCTGCGCGAACACCTTTGTGCGACTTTAACACTCCGCTTGGCTTGCTTGGCGGCTTAGACTCCTGATTGAGGATTACCGGAAAGTTAATGACTCCATTGACACTGATTTCCCCTACTTAATAGGTTCAACTTTGGAGACAGCTTTTGAGCCACTTAATTGAAAGTGATGTGCAGTCTCTTAAAGTTTATGGCACGaaaaaaatgcttaaaaatacatttaggGAAGTTCAACCAAGTATGCCAACAAGAACCACTTTCTTGGAATTTATATTAACAAGCCATACAATGGAATACAAGTATACTAACTAGTGCCATTAGTTTTTCTTGCTATATGTTTTACCTATTTTCTCTCTTGCCCTGAGATATGATATTCTTGAAAGAAGCTTCTTTCTTCTGAGCCTGAATCCTTGAAGCGCAAACAAACTTCCGCATACCATTTACTACTGCATCCTACTACTTCATTTTCTGGCTGCTCCTTTGAGTCCGCATTCCATATGGGCGGCACATGCATGTCGCACAGATCCGAAGGGAGTCAGAGAAAAGTGAGTGGGATTACCTCTTTTCTTGAGATAACCTTTGACTGTGCAACCGACTGTGAAAAATCCCATTTCCAGCGGTAACTCTGCGATGTGCAACTTGCTCCCCGGCTCTTTGTGTGCGTCGTTCATAAGTTAATTACGTCAGCGACTGCAGCGGATGGCAGGCTGTTGGGATACCGGGATGCTGGGATGTCCGGATGTTCCAGTTGCTCCGGCAACtagcaactggcaactggcaagGACAACATCAGTGGGGCAAATTGGATTTGCGCTGCACTCGCAGCTCCGAAATCGCACAGTCCCTTTGAGTCGGCATACGGCCACCATTAAATGCACTCGTGGATACTAATTAGCCGCACGTTCCCATCTATTTGTTGCAGATAAAAATCGGATGAACAGCCCGGCCCTGGGAGGAGCCGGCGGCAGTGGCGGTGACAAGAAGGGCTCCAGCCTCGTGGACGCCGTGGATGTGGCCACCACCAGTGCGGAGGCCAAGCTGAAGCCGCGTTCCAGGTGAGTGCAACACGCGCCTGCTCATTCGGATGGAGTCCCTGGCCAGATCCGGTTCCCGCCTGTCCGCCCCCCTGCTGACCACTTCCACCTGCTTCCATTCCAGATCGCTCATACGCCGTGCATCACGCAAGACCAAGCAGCAAATCAACAACGCATCCGACGACTGCAACGTGCAGTAAACCATTATTTTGGCCGCCAGCGCCGCGCTTAATTATGTTATTTAGTTATTACGAGCATGTTGCCACAATGTGAATTAATAATGGACGCCAGTTAATTAGCGTGCATAAACAAGTGGCGCCGTATTTATGTTCGGTGCACTGAGCTGATTATTCTGATAAAGCTACCCAGCTCGCAAAAACCACTTGCTCAAGGGCACAAAAATTTCGATGAATTTGGCACTCGGCAAAACATTTTATAGTTTGTAAGCACCAGAGCTTCGAAACGATGCCGTCATGACACTGGCCTCAGTCTATAGATATTTCGTAAGCAACTCTGATTAGgtaaatttatatttgattATGAATAGATTTTCTAGCCTATAAGTCgcgaatcaaatcaaatttctTTAACAATACTCATACCTATAGCAAAGGCAAACAATTCTGCGACATTTTAATCCAGTGTCATCGCGGCATAGGAGATAAGGGATTATTCCGACACTGAGCTGACTTGCGAGGCATTGTGCACACAAATCGATTTGAGTTGCGGTCATTAAGGTTGGAAGGGACCaggtttatttaaatttaaaattaacttttatacgacaaacaatttcaattttcgcaAACTTCAGTAGAGCTCTAGGTGCCcgatttgaatttaatttggaTTTCTCCCACGGGAGAAGGCATTTGAAGACTCGTAGTGCCGTTCTCCTCGAAAGGAGTTCCTTTTGATGGCAAAATAATAGCTCAACGCGACTGAGTTCGAGGTTTTTCGTGGCAGGACTAAGTTAAATGCGTTTTCGACTGGCGGATTGTCATATTGTGACAGGTGGCATAGCCTAAGGTACAATCTAGGATACTAATTTATGAATCTCTATCTGCACCCTTTGCCGACACCATGGTTAATATTTGAACGTTCCGTGTACACATCTATATATTAATGCAGCTCCGATAAGGATGTTTGCTTATATTGGCCTGAGCCGAACTTGCTCCTTTCGAGTCCGCGAATCCGAAAGGAATCGCAAGTTTTGCGGAAGTAAGGCAATTTCGCGGGATTCTCCGCGGCTCCAGCCACGTAAAATAACAAGAACTTTGGCAGAGAGCACCGAGCAAATTAACATGCAAAAAACgtaattgtaaaataaatttggtGGAGGGGGAGAGAGGAGGAGAGGAGGGTGCCGAGTGCTTATCAAGGATAATACAGGGTGAACTTCTTATGCCAAAACGCCAAAATGCCAAATCAAATAGCCCACAATGCACATCCTGTTCGCAGGAGGCTTGCGGCAGCGAATAATCGGTAAATCTGTTTTTAATACGCAACTTGTATCCTTTGTAACAAGTTACACTTGCATCTGGGTGGGTTGTGCGTGGGTGTGCTCGCCAGTGTGTGATAAGAGAGTCCTTTGTGTTTGTTCACCGGAATGTGCTTAGCAataagatttatttaaaagacTACGTTTAGGCGGTACCGAGTACGGCGGAGATATCTAAAGGATCTGTAAATGGATGAAATACGGCATATGCAAAGTGAATTGTGATTAAACCAAATACATCTAGacacacgtgtgtgtgtggcactGTGTGCGAGCTGAAAAATGCATGCAAACAATGCACCCAGTGATTGCAGTAATGGATTCCAGCTACTGCAAACACCTGGGCAGGGTCAGAGGCGTCTGAATGCCCCCAAAATCGAATTGAGTATTGTATTCGTCCAAGGAGGATTGTAGTTATACATGCATACTTATGTGCGGCATTATAAACTGCTTACAGAACAGTTACATACGGATACATTTAGTACACATAGTCAGTACCTAAACAAGTTTGTGTGTACAGTTTGGATGTTCGTTTTATAAGTAATACGTTGTTTATACATTGTTACTAGGTGTAGTTATTGACAACAAATCTGCTGACTAGTCGTCGCCACTCGCGTATATCATGAACCAATGGGAACACAAGGGTGCGGAGGCTTCCACCCTATCCGCCCTATCGACGAGGGACCGCGAGATGCTCGATATCTTATCCGACCTACCcgattttaaataaacatattcgTCTACGTAGTTCGATTGATTGAGCGCACTTACACTTACCTACTCTACTGAATCGAAGGATCGTGGCCCATGGACTACACGTAGTCTAGGCAAACCCAAATTAACTCTCTAagtgtgcgtatgtgtgtaATGTACTTGTaactaattgaatttcaattcaaattgaattattgACAATTGTATTAGCCAGTTAAAATAAACCACAATGCGTCCCAGGCATCGGtgtttgaaaatgtttgaTTCCCCTGCATAATGGATTCCGACTCGTTTCGCATTCCGTTTCCATCGCACCAAGGGACCACGGGACCACGGGATCCGGACTCGGATCCGAATCGCCCTGCCCACCGGCGGCTACCAGCCTGGAAAATGGCACAGTGAGCAGTTTGCACtaaatcaattaaaactaGAGCAGCACCGACCGCAGCATCCATTAAAAGTAACTAATGGAATTTCATTCGAATTATATATTGCGATTCCCATAAATTCTGCAATTGCGTAAATGCCGATTGCCGGCTTAAAGCAACcgggctgctgctgatttgaAATTTGCATATGCATATGGGCGGTGGGGTGTTGCATGTCGGGATGGGGCATCTGGGGGCTTGCGAGGAGCAAGCCGTTTTGGCGGTCGCGGCAAACAATAAACAGCTTTGCTAATGAGCTTGCATTATGCGCAATTCTGAATGCAATTTACTGTGCCATtgattttgcaataaattGGCTTAGGCCGTGCGCTCCGCTCGGATCGGAAAATTGCGGGAAACCCCAATTTCCCGCTGGCACGTTTGAGCTTAGAATTATGTTCTTAGAACGGCTTaatgcaaatttcaaattcaaattgcgACGGAAGTGCGGCGCCACCTGGCGGTTACCACGAGCGCGTTCAAACGGCGCCCTCTTGCGGAAATCCCGTGAGCAAAACAGCTGTTTCCAGTCGCTGGTCTTTTTTAGCACATTTATCCATGCTGCGGCGTTGTTTTGGAATGGCCATGAAATATATTGGTAACTTAAGAGAAATAAGCTCCTGCAGCCTCGACTAGCTAACACCTGGCCATGCTCCACAGACATTGGGGCCAACCTGACGGACCCCATGTTCCAGGGCTGCTACGGCGAAACCCAGAAGCACGAGCCCGACCTGCACATCGTCTTGGAGCGCGCGTGGCAACAGGGCCTGCAGAAGATCATCGTCACCGCCGGCTGCCTGAAGGACGTGGATGAGGCACTGGAACTGGCCTCCAAGGATGGTAAGCTGGCATTAAGGATGTTCTCTTTGCACTTTGAGCTATAAATTGCGAATCTCCATTGCGCGTCCCTTTTAATTTCATGATTGAGAATCTTGTGTTTCGTTAGACCTTCTGCTGAATgtccatttttattttactcaACATTCATAGTATTACGAATGTTTTATATCTATTATAAGCTCCCAATTTACAAGTGCTTTTCCTCGACAGAGCGCATCTACACGACAGTGGGCACACATCCCACACGGTGTGAGGAATTCGTATCGGACCCAGAGGGCTACTACGACCAGTTGCGATCCAGTATCAAGGCAAATCGCACCAAGGTGCTGGCCGTTGGGGAATGTGGTCTGGACTACGATCGCTTGCAGTTCTGCGGTCAGGAAACCCAGCGTCTGTACTTCGAGAAGCAGCTAGACCTAGCGGCCGAGTTTAAACTGCCTCTCTTTCTGCACATGAGAAATGCTGCTGAGGATTTCATGAGCATCTTGGAAAGAAATCGCGATAAGATCGAGGAGTGCGGCGGCGGAGTGGTGCACAGCTTTACAGGAACTTTGGAGGAGGCCCAGCGCATCCTAGCCTTCGGTGGTCTTTACATAGGCCTCAATGGGTGCTCCCTGAAGACGGAAGAAAACGCAGAAGTGGTGCGCAAGCTGCCCAACAACAGGATAATGCTAGAAACCGACTGCCCGTGGTGTGGCATACGACCCTCGCATGCAGGACACAAGCACGTGACCACCAAGTTTCCCACCGTCAAGAAGAAAGAGAAATGGACAGCCGAAACCCTAATAGACGGACGCTGTGAGCCTTGTCAAATCAGGTGAATATGGATAATACCTTTCCCCCAAATGTGCAGATAATATTAAAACTTTGTCTTCCGTTTTAGCCAAGTTTTGGAGTCCATTGCTGGAATCAAACAGGAGCCCAAAGAAAAGCTGGCTGCGTTATACTACCAAAACACATTGGACTTGTTCTTCGGCACAGCAGAGAGTAAAGAATAAAACAACATGCATTTACATTCAATGcgtttacatttattttattattgtttctcGCGTctaaatgcaaatgaattCAAAAATACGCATTACAACTTTGATTTGTTAGGTTACATCGGTTTGGTTTCTTCGATCTGCAGTTAACACAGATCCACTTTTGGATTTAGGATTAACAATTAGATGTGTAAATAATTGTTGCATATGGCTAAGTTTATTAACGTTCGTGATTTCGCACTGCTATGTGGTGAATATAAAATGGATcgcccaaaaaaataaatgtatttcttTCGACTCGAACTTGTATATTCTCTCTGGAGTCTATTCTAAACTCTAATAGAGTGTCATAGCTTAATTATTGCCACGTTTTTGGTTACGAGTTTGCCAATATTCATCGATTATTGGTGAAGCCTTGAAAAGCctatatacaaaatattttgtaaatatttaaaaagtcTATCAACTATAAGTAGTACGCTTGTAGGTATTAAAAGGTTCGAATTCGGGGGATAGGAAATATGTTTACCTTATGGGCATGCTACAATCAGATCTCCGTTGAAGTTAAAGTGTAAAACAACCAAGATCTGAAgctaaaaaattgcattttgttaTACGTTTGATGAACTGATATGAATACAAATGATATTGATAGTATTTAACATTAAGACGGGATTCACTCGGGATGCATTTAAAATGGCAATAAAAGATTCAGTCCAATGGaaatgatatgatatgaaCATGTTCATATAGCACTTCAAGATGGTGCGAAATATTCTGGGGAAGACTGATCTCCAACGTTCCCCTTTCCGCTTGGCAGTAGATAGTTATAGTTCTTAAAAGCAGATCCAATTGCGTTACTTCTTTTTCTTTGTAGATTCTTGTAAAGTTACAGTGGGATACCGAGTATTTTGTTAACGCGTTAACTCTATTTATTCAATACAATGTTTTATGGGTTATATTTGAAATTACGCTCAGACATGGCCCAATTGACTTGCAGTTGACagtttacaaaaaaaaaaaatattacaaaagtAAAAAATACTCAAAACATGTACGATAAATTCCATTTATTAGGCGTCAGATTAGTTTCGAGTGTTTGTTAAACTCATAttcgtatgtatgtacataaataagcaagggaaattataaatacaggaaatacataaacataaaatatCTTCAAACAGAAGTTCTCTAAAGATAAATTCGAGTTGCagatataaataaacatacgAGTGCTAACTGTCTTCCATATTGTATTCACTTAACAGCGAAAGCCTTTCGACACATTTTTGGGATACAGGAAATCAAGAAAGGTATTGATTAGTTCGAGTTAAGCTTAATGCTCCTGTTAAATATCGTATATCGAATATATTGTGTATCGTAATCATATGTATTTAAGTTGTATGCTGTGTTTCGAGTTTTCAGTTTCAAACCAAACTCTGCAGAGCCCTGCAATCGAGCAGGCGTCGGGCCTCATGATTATTCATAGATTAATTATAATGGTAATAAATATGCTGCTTCGCTTAGCCTATAGGTTAATTCAATGTATCTTGGGAGCGCTGCGATCGTTGATCTTCTGGTTACGCTTTAAGGTGGCTCCGCGCTTGATTTGATCCATCAGCGATTCGTGACAGATGCGAGGGTCCGGCTGAAAGAGTCCAGAAAGAGCGGATTAGAGGGGCACTTGGCTGGCAAAACCTTAGGTTATCTATCGTTAGATCGGAGAGCAGTTAGTTGGCAGAACGTGGCACTGAGTGGATTAGCTGCCAGCTGGCTTAGTAGGCTTCAAACGAACGAGAACGACTAGGAACGAACAAAATACCTTAGCACTTAGCACTGATCTTCGCAAGTGTCATTGGTGGTTGTGCTGTTGTTGGGATAGGTGGGTGGTCTACGGTATTGCGCACTGGGTCGCGATAGTTTTTGCGGATTTTGATACATCTAATAGCCATGGTGCCATGGACAGAGCATAGAGAGTGTTGGCAATCGGGTGAGTTGCTGTCGAAGTGCACTACTTACCAGGGCCTTGCTGTTGATGAGATTTCGCACGGCAAATGCTCGTCCAGACATTCCCTGCTTCGCCAGCTTCGCGTTGAGATTCTCGAGGAATTCGGCCTTGGTTTTGGCCCGAATACTGCCAGTCTTTTCGATATTTGTGCTTGTGGCATAGTCTATGGATATGCGTTGTCGATACGGGTACCAATTCGGGTGCATAAAAGAAAATGGTAAGCAAACATGATCGATCAATGGTGGTGTGGATGTTGGCTGGCGCAGAAGTGGTTAATATGGTGGTCAAtccaaatggaaatgcaaaataaaagtCAACAATTGTTGGTAAGAGTTCGACTCGATGATGATTGATGATTGGAAAGATTGGAATGAAAGTTCACTGCGGATCGAGCTACGGCGGAAACTGAAATCCCATGTTGACCCGATAGTTTCCAGACGCACTTGACACAATCTCAATCAGGTTAATTGGCAACAATTTCCAAACGAAAACTCAAACTCAAacgaaacaaaagcaaaagaacATATGCAGCATGCGCCAAAGGAAAACTTAGAGCTAACATCAAATCAAAATTGTATGGCCTCAATCGAGCGAAATAGAAAATCAGCAAAACAATAATATACAACAATCAGCGCGCTCATTCCTTGCAATAAAATCATACGTAATGAAATCAAACCAActcaaatcgaatcgaatggaatCAATTCAAATCCAGCTCGCGCTCTTACTTGGATGATGTGCCTGggaatgggcatgggcatTGTGGTTATAGTAGGCAGCGCCGCCGTTGCTATTGCTCCCGGCATCGCGATAgtagtgctgctgctgagcctgctgctgctggtgatggTGGCCGCCACGCGAGGTTGTGGCATAAATGCTGGCCAAGGACCCAGTAACGGGCGAGCCGCACGTGGGCGAGGCCGAGGGCGAGTGAAACTTGACGGCCGTTGTCTGTATGAATGGATTCGTGGAGACGAATATCTTTTGCTGCACACTTGAGTGGCGTGAAGGAATGGGCGGCTGGCGTTGCtggtgttgttggtgttgctggtgctgctgttgttgctgatgctgatgctgctgctgcagctgatgttgctggtgttgctgctgctccgccaagtgctgctgctgtgcagCTCTAAGCTTCTGCTGGGGCAGCGGCAACTGCGGACGCTGACCTAAGTGTCCAGTGCCGTTGCCAATGCCCATGCCTGCCGGCTGTtgatactgctgctgctgcaaccgctgctgctgctgctgcatcatATTCTTGGGCAGCGTGGCCGTGGACGAGGCTGCTGCATAGGCGCTCGAGTGAGACGCGTTCTGGCCAGTGGGCGGACGGGCCATCTTCTTTGGCATCGTGGCCGATGCACCGGCGGCGTAAATGGGCGGCGGTGGGGGATCCTCCAGAGGAGGCGGACAGGTgtagtgctgctgctgcggcggctgGTGGTGCTGATGGGAATGAGTCTGTCTCATGTTCGGCGATTGCGCAGCTGCTGGATTTTTGGTAAACGAACTTGAATAGATGGCCATGTCTTTGCTGTTAGCAACTGCTGCATTCGGCGGCTGAGGTGGCTGATAATGCGAATTGGCCGAGCCAGGAGCCGCTGCCGTTGTCGGtggggatgcggatgcggatgaaGAGTTCGAGAATGAGCTGACTTTGGAGAGCAACGATGATGTGGATGAAGACAGGGGAAAGTGCGGTAATGCATTGAAAGAGGTGGTCGGTGTTAGAATGGACGGTTTAGTGCTGCTGTTGGCCGCATGAGCCGATGACATTGCTGATGATGAGGTGCCGAAACTAGCGTAAATTCtatgctgttgctggtgctgcagCTGGATTTGTTCAGATTTACCGTCatagtgttgctgctgttgcggctgCGACATGGACAGGCCACTCCGCATGTAGATCGACTCTCCTCCGGGCGCCTGCTGGTTGCCGTAGATCCCCTCgacgtgctgctgctgctgtttgccGCTGAGTCGTGCATTGAGCTGTGCAATTAGGTTCGGATTCGCCTTTGGCTGTGTCGGTGGCAGTGGGTGAGCATGTCCGTTGGGACTGGGGCTGCTGGTGCGGAAGCTGGACATGCTGTTGAGCAGTTTGGGCTGGGCGTATATGCCGCCGCCACCTCCTCCGCCCGCGGCTGGTGATGAGGTGCGGAACGTCTGGTCGTGAATGTGTGTCAGTGATGGTGTGGTTGTGGCATGAGAGAAACGAGAGGAAGACGGGCACAAATTAAAAGTTAGCCAAAGCACGACCAAAGCTAAGCACTAGAGTAATCTATGACTATGGCATTACAACTAAGCTGGAAGGAGGGCAGTCGTGTTAGGCCAGAGAGGCGCTCCCAAAGACGGTTGTTAGTCTTGGTTAGTAGCCCGCGAGATATCCGCTGGTCACTTACGGCATCGACTTGGTAGACAGGCGGTGGCTGTGGctgatgcagatgcagatgctgatgttgctgctggtgggtAAAGCGTTGCTGGTTGGCCATCTGCTGACCGCCGGGCTGTTGGCCGCTGGCCAAGGCCTGGGCATAGGCGTGCAGATCCAAGTAAGAGTCGTAGTATACGGTCAGGTCCTCATTGAGGGGGGAGTTGTGCGCAGACTACGTGGGGGATTGGGGTTTCGGTTTGTGTGTGGTAGTGGTGAAGCAAACGTAAgttgaaataaaatgaaatcatAAGTTATAGAAGAAGATGACTAAATTTGAAGGTGGCTCTAGACTCGTGCACTAGTTAGACCCAATGAATTTAACCTAACTCTCACGGCTAACTATAGTATACTGGCTTTTTTTGGGGAGTAAATGTCGAGTCTCCCAATTCGTATTTCTATGCCCAATGAGCTCAAAGTATAGCtacatttatacaatttggcaCGTAATATTTTATCACCTCCAAGATATTGAACAGAAGAAAATGACAAATAGTGCTGGCACTAGAAAATGTATGGAACAAGGCTTTAAAGGCATTAAAAATCTATTGTTTTAACTTGGGCAAAGCAACTAGAATCCCACAGTTTACGATTAGTGATAAGCAAATGGATACTGTGAAACTCAAGACTTCTATAGATCATTGTAGCTTTCAAGTTTTTAGCCAGATATATGAATTTTCTAAGTAAAGCCAAAAACATATGCAATCTGACTGCTAAAATTGTTAGTCAGAAGCATAAACTACACATTGGTAGTAACCAATTGGGTTGCAAACTCAAATAGCCAGGTGAGAGTAGGAATTCAAACATTTTGGTACAGATGGGAACGGGAGGCGAACCGAGCACACACCTGCAATAggggttgctgctgctgcacctgttgctgctgaagctgctgctgctgctgttgctgctgcatgcGTCTGAGGGACACAGGTGATGCTGGCTGGTGCCGCATGGCTGCCAGGGCTCTTACCGTCTCCGATACCTTCAGCGCTGAGCTGGGAATCTGGGGCACGGCGTCCAGCATGAatggcggtggcggcggtaAGTGCTCGCTGGAGCTGCTTAGTTGGAGATTCTGCTGCGACAGAGTCGcgtgctgttgttgctgctgcagctgcgtTGCGTAATTAAATCATAAGTTAAAGAATAAAAGCATAGAGGAAACCAAAGAGTGTGTGACCCAGAGTGTGAGCCCAGGCTTAGCGACTAGCTTAGATTAAGTGGCTAACTTAATTGGGTGTAGGTAGTTGAAGGTTTAACTCACCCCGACCGAGGCATTGGGACTGGGGGTCACCGACGAACTGCGTCTGACTGGCGGCGGTGGCTTGGCCTGATTGATGGACGAGCGACGCCCGATGCGCGTGGAGCCACCGCCGGCTGCTCCTCCTGGGAAAAGTAAAAATCATAGTTAGTGGGGCGTCTAAGTCATTTGTTTCTGCTGTTATTCACAGTTATGTACAGTTATCAGTTTATACACTTGGCACACAAAACACAGGACACCATCTAATACCAGTAGTTAGCGATAGACGCAGAGTTAGGATCTGCTGATCGAGAAAGTTATGAACGTTCTGGGTCTGCTGTGAATCATAATGATGACCCTGAAGCGAGTGAAAAAGCATTAGTGGCAGAGATGGCCCTTTCGATACCACTTCATGACGAAAAGACATTTCCCCTAATTCAAGCGATTTCGCAAAGTgcaattttataaaaaaaatttttagttACAATCGATCGAATCTGATTAGTGATTTGGCATTTTAGCAGTTAGTGGCAGTATCATGCGGTTTTTGAGTTGTCTATGGATGATCTGAACTTGATGAACGTGTGACTTGATGGTATGAGCGTAGTGCTTAGCGAGAGAAACCAACTCCAATTTCAAAAAGGTTACCACATCGAActtatagcaaaaataaggAACCCAAAGCCACGTAAAGTTACTTCGGCAAGCACAAAATGATAACAAAGTAGGAACGTTTTCAAAATAAGGaatcaaaaaccaaaaccataaacccaaacaaatcaaaatcaaattgaaacgAAACGAACCCGACAAAGAAGCCGGCCGGGGCGTAATGCACGGCTTCAGATGGGCATTGGCATTGGAAATGCTATTGACGTGGTGGGGATTGGCTGGGGCATTGGAGCACACATATGGATGGGCGGGTGGTCGGTCACTGGCGGGCAACATCGATGGCCGGGCATTTGATGGTGATGAAGTGGTGGCTGGTAATGGTAATGACGATAGCGATGACGATGATAATGGCAAATGGCCGCGAGGTGATGACGGTGACAATGCCATTGTAGGCGTCTTGCACTGCGTGTGATTGGATGTGGCTGTCTGATTTTGGTTTGGCATTCTATGATTTGGATTCGGGTACGGGTCTGTGGATGCTGTTGCGGTTGCAAATGCAGATGCTGATTCTGATGCAGATGCAGTAATATTGGCGGCTTGTTGATTAGTGACATTACAGTTTCTGGTTTGGGGCGACTGTGGTGAGTGTTGCTGTTCTTGTGgtgcttgctgctgctgctgcgtttcttgctgctgttgctgctgctgctgctgcaactgctgttTAACCTTCTGCTTTTGCCTGCGTATTTTAGCATCTAGATCGGCCTTAAAGTCCGACTTTCTCGGCACGACAGGCCTATCGCCCGCAGTGGGAACCGGGCCGTTAAAAATACTCAAGCTGGTGGGCTTGGGGGGCAGCTGGCGCCTTGCAAGTTCTACTGGTGGGCTACTGCCGTCAATATCCTGCTGTTGTGTCTGTGGAAAATGCTGGTCCTGTGGCCTGCTCTGTACCGCCTGCTCACTGGGTGTTTTACCTCTTTGCGGACTGCCGCGTCCGAGgagctgcaactgctgctcaCTGGTGGCGCGAAACGAGGAGAGTCGCTGCTTGGCGGGCGCCACAGTTGCTGTTGGCGGTGGCTGGCCACCGGCAGAGTCCGGCGAGGAGTCCGGCGAACCGGCCAAATTGGCGGGCAACTGCTGCAGCTCGCGCATCTCGTGCAGCTGCAGCGCGTGTGGCTGCGGATCCTTGGTCCGCAGCACTACAATCTCGGAG carries:
- the LOC6607911 gene encoding AF4/FMR2 family member 4 isoform X5 codes for the protein MDLSLERDSSALGSLFQQIINDMKNTSPLWEDFVAKAGKLHTCLRAAIQAIAAYLDAFQKIADAATNSRGASKEIGTALTRVCLRHKAVETRLKTFTSAIMDCLVQPLQERIEDWKRTVATIDKDHAKEYKRCRSELKKRSSDTLRLQKKARKGQTDGLQSLMDSHMQDVTLRRAELEEVEKKSLRAAMVEERLRYCSFVHMLQPVVHEECEVMSELGHLQEAMQSIALVTKEPSVLPQASEELIHDAKASINLYPESPGGGSGSQGGGCSNSLGSRKSSVCSISSMNSSGSSNSPGHHHYPRSLSQFVTPAIRLKPGESSDSGFCSSPALTTQTSNATNQTANVSTWPPHSQDGVDTLPPTADRPHTISTAYEKGHQRPPLTVYTFQNPETIHESGSCLNNGTAAPNGQPLSGQATPATQKSPAASLSRPPLPVKPAHVRCSSLERPLSAQSNHRQGSGNNLLQRQCPSPIPAHITKELSAAHHAQQQQQQNQQPQTPPTYVNMSELATMAALKQTNQQQKPPLQQQSSIDSTSSQHSTDSTGSHQLLQQQHHQSQQNHHSATATRSHSISSTASSLHSHPSIDSTVACGSLVGQHNHSTSTNTNTTSPSSGSSTPQNHYSPLLTNSPTSTAAGTPSGSSLGPGSGLGFVYQVSSPTPPSSEVLKITEQAAAGQDQGPANSVADETDERSRASVLQKASMFEKAAAAAAVSPPAPIQIASGSPASGGGTRRSEAEQQEMDKSFEDSIQALNNLIGELDSFQREIDEGKVKPPSNIISGSTNSNNNNNTTTSSISSSDNNNLPATSNIEPCAISNQTNSSGCGTDISDTTSDELAGEDMDVRRRDRDRDLLGASDSELSRCYVSETSSLTGGLTAGGYENPTFAHFAANANREDAVSLASDSVCLGQPRHAYVDTCSDSGSAVVVIYDHQIPNTPDIEFVKQNSEIVVLRTKDPQPHALQLHEMRELQQLPANLAGSPDSSPDSAGGQPPPTATVAPAKQRLSSFRATSEQQLQLLGRGSPQRGKTPSEQAVQSRPQDQHFPQTQQQDIDGSSPPVELARRQLPPKPTSLSIFNGPVPTAGDRPVVPRKSDFKADLDAKIRRQKQKVKQQLQQQQQQQQQETQQQQQAPQEQQHSPQSPQTRNCNVTNQQAANITASASESASAFATATASTDPYPNPNHRMPNQNQTATSNHTQCKTPTMALSPSSPRGHLPLSSSSLSSLPLPATTSSPSNARPSMLPASDRPPAHPYVCSNAPANPHHVNSISNANAHLKPCITPRPASLSGGAAGGGSTRIGRRSSINQAKPPPPVRRSSSVTPSPNASVGLQQQQQHATLSQQNLQLSSSSEHLPPPPPFMLDAVPQIPSSALKVSETVRALAAMRHQPASPVSLRRMQQQQQQQQLQQQQVQQQQPLLQSAHNSPLNEDLTVYYDSYLDLHAYAQALASGQQPGGQQMANQQRFTHQQQHQHLHLHQPQPPPVYQVDATFRTSSPAAGGGGGGGIYAQPKLLNSMSSFRTSSPSPNGHAHPLPPTQPKANPNLIAQLNARLSGKQQQQHVEGIYGNQQAPGGESIYMRSGLSMSQPQQQQHYDAAQSPNMRQTHSHQHHQPPQQQHYTCPPPLEDPPPPPIYAAGASATMPKKMARPPTGQNASHSSAYAAASSTATLPKNMMQQQQQRLQQQQYQQPAGMGIGNGTGHLGQRPQLPLPQQKLRAAQQQHLAEQQQHQQHQLQQQHQHQQQQQHQQHQQHQQRQPPIPSRHSSVQQKIFVSTNPFIQTTAVKFHSPSASPTCGSPVTGSLASIYATTSRGGHHHQQQQAQQQHYYRDAGSNSNGGAAYYNHNAHAHSQAHHPNYATSTNIEKTGSIRAKTKAEFLENLNAKLAKQGMSGRAFAVRNLINSKALMYQNPQKLSRPSAQYRRPPTYPNNSTTTNDTCEDQC